The proteins below are encoded in one region of Shewanella putrefaciens:
- the menC gene encoding o-succinylbenzoate synthase produces MILTSLSLYQYRLPLDVLLPVGKQRIDSRAGLILQASCSVEGKRHQAQVEIAPLSGIDIDQQALVGFSRETLAEVQSDLSALLPKLSGQNIDKLLEYADNSPYPSVAFGLSLLHAKLMGKLDAIRPVTAQIPLIYQPTDAPKSLLDSKIAALTMDIHSVKVKVAQTSIEDELRLIYGILSTRPDLKLRLDANRGFTLEQAITFAASLPLDAIEYIEEPCQNPQDNLQFYQAIGMPYALDESLNDPDYRFAIQNGLAALVIKPMLLGTIEKLADLIDTAQSYGVRCILSSSLESSLGIQDLALLAAILTPDEIPGLDTLSAFSQDLLVSSGKKHCLTLSQLELIAQHNIDNVSH; encoded by the coding sequence ATGATCTTAACTTCGCTTAGCCTATATCAATATCGACTACCACTTGATGTCTTACTCCCCGTGGGTAAGCAACGTATCGACAGCCGAGCGGGATTAATATTACAGGCAAGCTGCAGTGTTGAAGGCAAGCGACACCAAGCCCAGGTCGAAATCGCTCCCCTATCGGGCATCGATATCGACCAACAAGCCTTAGTGGGATTTAGCCGCGAAACCTTAGCCGAGGTACAAAGCGATTTAAGCGCGTTACTGCCAAAACTCAGTGGGCAAAACATAGATAAGCTACTGGAATACGCCGACAATAGCCCCTACCCATCAGTCGCTTTTGGTTTAAGCCTGTTGCATGCCAAGTTAATGGGCAAACTCGACGCTATCCGCCCAGTTACCGCCCAAATTCCGCTAATTTATCAGCCGACAGATGCGCCTAAGAGCCTGCTCGATAGCAAAATCGCCGCACTCACAATGGACATACATTCGGTAAAAGTCAAAGTCGCCCAGACCTCCATCGAAGATGAACTGCGTCTGATCTATGGGATTTTAAGCACTCGGCCCGATCTTAAACTGCGTCTAGATGCCAATCGGGGCTTTACCTTAGAGCAAGCCATCACATTTGCCGCAAGCCTGCCCCTAGACGCCATCGAATATATTGAAGAACCTTGTCAAAACCCACAGGATAATCTGCAATTTTATCAAGCGATTGGCATGCCATACGCCCTAGATGAATCCCTCAACGATCCAGATTATCGGTTTGCAATACAAAATGGCCTAGCTGCGCTCGTGATCAAACCTATGCTGCTCGGCACCATAGAAAAACTCGCCGATTTAATCGATACGGCGCAAAGCTATGGCGTGCGTTGCATCTTAAGTTCAAGCCTTGAGAGCAGTTTAGGCATCCAGGATCTCGCGCTGTTAGCGGCAATACTAACCCCCGATGAAATTCCGGGGCTAGATACCTTAAGCGCCTTTAGCCAAGATTTGTTGGTATCCTCGGGCAAAAAACACTGCCTCACACTGTCGCAGCTTGAACTCATTGCTCAACACAATATTGATAATGTAAGCCATTGA
- the menE gene encoding o-succinylbenzoate--CoA ligase, with translation MSFVHAPKSNAISPVHQAAIDFPQQTAIKLAGLDINYHTLSQHIIALSEHLTAAGIDEGDAVACISTNNLTMICLYWACVDIGAIFFPISPRFPIAQVQGLIDTHKIPYYWSEQNAKVANAHELILTINELSQTTTRHHQVKPFDINRPANVILTSGSSGFPKAAVHCLANHIANAEGARSLIPLEQGDAWLLSLPLFHIGGLAILNRCALVGACVVMPDQSLNLSQQIDQDKLTHMSLVPAQLSTLLADTNSQLNSIKALLLGGGAVSIDLLEQLKQRKIASYTSYGMTEMGSQITTGTALNDGSSGKLLPNRELKITDGVIWVRGACLFMGYLTASGIKESVDPEGWFYTKDRGRLDENGNLHILGRIDNMFICGGENIQPEEIEAALKQHPDIDDAIVFAQPDPKFGNLPAAIVRGKIIGDMTTIETELEPFLATKIARFKRPRQYYSWPENAEQTGLKVNRKALVAQVKILKVESRLL, from the coding sequence GTGTCATTTGTCCATGCCCCTAAATCAAATGCGATCTCCCCAGTTCACCAGGCTGCGATTGACTTTCCACAACAAACCGCCATTAAGCTTGCCGGGCTGGATATCAACTACCACACCCTAAGCCAACACATTATCGCCCTGAGTGAACACTTGACCGCCGCGGGTATTGACGAGGGCGATGCAGTGGCATGTATCTCGACCAATAACCTGACCATGATTTGCCTCTATTGGGCCTGTGTCGATATCGGAGCAATCTTTTTTCCCATCTCGCCCCGCTTCCCCATCGCTCAGGTTCAAGGCTTAATCGATACCCACAAGATCCCGTATTATTGGAGCGAGCAGAACGCAAAGGTGGCAAATGCCCATGAGTTAATCCTTACCATTAATGAGCTGAGTCAAACGACAACCCGCCATCATCAAGTTAAACCCTTTGATATTAACCGCCCCGCCAATGTGATTTTAACTTCAGGTTCGAGTGGCTTTCCAAAGGCGGCGGTGCATTGTTTAGCCAACCATATTGCCAATGCCGAAGGCGCCCGCAGCTTAATTCCACTCGAACAGGGCGACGCTTGGCTGCTCTCCCTGCCTTTATTCCATATCGGCGGCCTTGCGATATTGAACCGCTGCGCCTTAGTTGGCGCCTGTGTTGTAATGCCAGATCAATCGCTCAATCTTAGCCAGCAGATTGACCAAGATAAACTGACCCACATGTCTTTGGTGCCAGCACAACTGAGCACGTTATTAGCCGATACGAACAGCCAACTTAACAGTATCAAAGCCCTATTGCTCGGTGGCGGCGCAGTCTCGATAGACTTACTCGAACAGCTTAAGCAACGTAAGATTGCGAGCTACACAAGTTACGGCATGACAGAAATGGGCTCGCAAATCACCACTGGCACCGCTTTAAATGACGGTAGCAGTGGCAAATTACTCCCAAATCGTGAGCTGAAAATTACAGATGGGGTTATTTGGGTTCGCGGCGCATGCCTGTTTATGGGTTATCTGACAGCCAGCGGCATAAAAGAAAGTGTTGACCCCGAAGGTTGGTTTTATACCAAAGACAGGGGCAGATTGGACGAAAATGGCAATCTGCACATCCTCGGCCGCATCGACAATATGTTTATCTGCGGTGGTGAAAATATCCAACCAGAAGAAATAGAAGCAGCCCTAAAACAGCATCCCGACATTGATGATGCCATCGTCTTCGCACAGCCCGACCCCAAATTTGGCAATCTCCCCGCCGCGATTGTACGCGGAAAAATCATCGGAGATATGACCACAATCGAAACTGAACTCGAACCATTTCTCGCCACTAAAATCGCCCGCTTTAAACGCCCAAGACAGTATTACTCTTGGCCAGAAAATGCCGAACAAACAGGGCTTAAGGTGAACAGAAAAGCCCTAGTTGCACAGGTTAAAATACTAAAAGTCGAGTCTAGGTTATTGTAA
- a CDS encoding EAL domain-containing protein, with protein MGKVRVIVLEDHPFQRAVLEHNLASFLDVEVYAFGTARDALAWLDVHHSADIVVCDLMMAGIDGLSFLRKAKAKYNIASVALFSCIDMELRRAVSQMIKMLNFEYLGDLGKCPSVDNLQRILDKFIFSRSQKKKAMIPPTVAGSTRDFELDDFISALDQRQFIGFYQPKFDVTGFSLKGAEMLARWDHPQLGILSPAVFIEPLITYGLLDELFLQLFEQGCHLQQRLQQNNSQMSLAYNLDISQLNSTKLVYRIVDMVKRFNIHPQFITLEITETGLLAAPAVNMENLIRLRMQGFELAIDDFGAAHSSLARLCELPFSQIKLDSCFVRELSIEPRCQAAISSVIALSQALNMELVIEGIETNSQLILLQQLGCTTGQGFCFSRPIDEQTFIERFLPAKLDIELLQ; from the coding sequence ATGGGTAAGGTTCGAGTGATTGTTTTAGAAGATCATCCCTTTCAGCGTGCGGTTCTTGAGCATAATCTTGCATCTTTTCTTGATGTTGAGGTATACGCTTTCGGTACTGCACGGGATGCACTTGCTTGGCTCGATGTACACCATAGTGCCGACATTGTGGTATGTGATCTGATGATGGCTGGTATTGATGGGCTATCATTTTTGCGTAAGGCTAAGGCTAAATACAACATTGCTTCTGTCGCCTTATTTAGTTGTATAGATATGGAACTGAGACGGGCTGTATCACAGATGATAAAGATGCTCAATTTTGAATATCTTGGAGATTTGGGTAAGTGTCCTTCAGTCGATAATCTACAACGAATACTAGATAAGTTTATTTTTAGCCGGTCTCAGAAAAAGAAAGCGATGATCCCACCCACAGTTGCAGGTTCAACTAGAGATTTTGAACTTGATGATTTTATATCCGCACTAGATCAGCGGCAGTTTATTGGCTTCTATCAACCTAAATTTGATGTCACAGGATTTAGTCTAAAGGGGGCAGAGATGCTGGCTCGTTGGGATCATCCTCAATTGGGGATATTAAGCCCAGCAGTATTTATTGAACCGCTGATAACTTATGGTTTACTGGATGAGCTTTTCTTACAATTGTTTGAGCAAGGCTGTCATTTGCAGCAGCGCCTGCAGCAGAACAATAGTCAGATGTCTCTGGCTTATAACCTCGATATATCTCAACTCAATTCTACCAAGCTTGTTTATCGAATTGTCGATATGGTCAAGAGGTTTAATATTCATCCCCAATTCATTACTCTTGAAATCACTGAGACGGGTCTGCTTGCCGCCCCAGCCGTTAATATGGAAAACTTAATCCGTTTGCGAATGCAGGGGTTTGAGTTAGCTATTGATGATTTTGGTGCTGCACATTCTTCATTAGCGCGTTTATGTGAATTACCTTTCTCACAAATCAAGCTGGATAGCTGTTTTGTGCGTGAGCTTAGTATTGAACCAAGATGTCAGGCTGCAATTTCCAGTGTGATTGCTTTATCTCAGGCGCTGAATATGGAGTTAGTGATAGAAGGCATTGAAACAAATTCTCAACTGATATTATTACAACAGCTCGGTTGTACAACGGGACAGGGTTTTTGTTTTTCTCGTCCTATTGATGAGCAGACATTTATTGAACGCTTCTTGCCTGCCAAGCTAGACATTGAACTTTTACAATAA
- a CDS encoding response regulator transcription factor: protein MKSKILIVDDHPVVVLALKIILEQNGFEVVAETNNGVDALKLIKTLSPDAVILDIGIPQLDGLEVIERSRKLPQKSPILVLTAQPSEHFVSRCIQAGASGFVSKQKDMTEVTGALRAILSGHSYFPLLSNSNVIARSNLDEAELVKKLSTREMVVLQQLAIGLSNKEIAERMLLSNKTISTYKTRLLEKLNAKTIVDLIEIAKRNSLI, encoded by the coding sequence ATGAAGAGTAAAATATTAATAGTTGATGATCATCCAGTTGTAGTTTTAGCACTAAAAATTATTCTAGAGCAAAATGGGTTTGAGGTAGTTGCAGAAACCAATAATGGTGTCGATGCGCTTAAATTAATAAAAACTTTGTCTCCTGATGCGGTGATTTTAGATATTGGCATACCCCAACTAGATGGACTAGAAGTCATCGAAAGGTCAAGAAAGTTACCCCAAAAATCGCCAATATTAGTGCTCACGGCTCAGCCATCTGAGCATTTTGTCTCCCGATGTATTCAGGCGGGAGCCTCTGGTTTTGTCTCTAAACAGAAAGATATGACCGAAGTCACTGGCGCACTGCGAGCCATACTTTCAGGCCATTCTTATTTCCCTCTCCTAAGTAATAGCAATGTGATAGCAAGATCAAACCTGGATGAGGCTGAACTCGTAAAAAAGCTTTCAACTCGCGAGATGGTTGTGCTACAGCAGCTAGCCATCGGGTTGTCCAATAAAGAGATAGCTGAGCGTATGCTATTGAGTAATAAGACTATTAGCACCTATAAAACCCGGCTCTTAGAAAAACTAAACGCCAAAACAATAGTTGATCTTATTGAAATTGCTAAAAGGAATAGCTTAATATGA
- a CDS encoding ATP-binding protein — protein sequence MKNVMYILILSFITSYSFSHENTHKNYQLSNYPNNTNLPIQLSSEDQKNLNNYQTLNIGISAPDYPPFDMTANGEQESYKGISADYLAIIAKVLNVKVNIKRYLSRDKLITAALNGDVDLITTANKYEQLHGLILSTPYVIDKPSVFRNIHLGENETIKSMSMAYEYLPDEAITKIYPERKLIKFPSRQAAIAAAALGQVDAVIIDQVSANYLINNIYSGKLRLDTHLPLNSYGNAFASSAANEALIDIINNAISNISLEQRKLIRKRWSGGGSTIPFPSELPIFTADELAWLEKNPKVTIAINKYAAPVTYLDDADNAEGYGIEVLELIQIYSGLTFDYIVNNRFSEQLTSILNHKAMIAIFSPDEDMNKRISFTRDFSNSPYVLVTHKQAKNIENDIIVIPDGVLNINILRKNFPNADIIITDNYLEALNNIATGSANTTIAPMVLADFYVNSYFSDVLEVSKIIDEIPEALVSFAIASSNPLLKSILNKTLAVIPPDELQMAENRWRRNALPARQSWKDYKYTISTIIIASAIMILISIIWALYTHTHYRKRLLAKKELNQQLQFMQSIVDAIPHPIYVRNKRRELTMCNESYLAAFEATREELLHKTTVEGINRSQEAPEVDREYMQALEDGIAVFKDRELHINGKKYNIYHWFKSYGDETGNVEGIIGGWIDVSDRVRLIKELEHAKEVADSASQAKSTFLAIMSHEIRTPMNAIIGMLELALKRANTQQFDFNSIKVAYDSANGLLELIGDILDIARIEAGQLTLSPIRANLKTIVTSVVRVFDGLAKQKGINLELDFDPDINKDVLVDPMRIKQILSNLIGNAIKFTDSGLVTIKIQSESLINTKRSILFTVTDTGIGISEKDQQKLFTPFSQAHGTTNTYGGTGLGLMICHSLCEMMGGKITLESYPNQGTKISMRLTLIQFEEDASTATMHTPIDMSPMIPLDILIVDDHPANRLLLAQQLTYLGHKVDEAENGVMALVKFEDKQYQMIVTDCNMPEMDGYELCRKIRIIEKNFLYSPVIIGYTANAQKDAKEACLNAGMNDCLFKPISLAELEKMLRHFSPEKEIMAAPHFEATSVEKLTGNNTELVDKLLRELLKSNQADLAALYRAFKTQDLNSVKELAHKIKGAARIIDAKRLVAICEKLEHPHLYGDLSAHIAQLEADIFALEEEVTTYLTKLYS from the coding sequence ATGAAGAATGTTATGTACATTTTAATATTGAGCTTTATAACGAGTTATTCATTTTCACATGAGAACACACATAAAAACTATCAATTATCCAATTACCCTAATAACACGAACCTACCTATTCAGTTATCATCTGAAGATCAAAAAAATCTCAATAATTACCAAACATTAAATATTGGAATATCTGCTCCTGACTACCCACCATTCGATATGACAGCCAATGGTGAACAAGAATCCTATAAGGGGATCAGTGCTGATTACTTAGCGATCATAGCTAAAGTGCTAAATGTAAAAGTCAATATTAAACGTTATCTGTCTCGAGACAAATTAATTACCGCTGCACTCAATGGCGATGTTGATTTAATTACTACTGCCAATAAATATGAACAACTACATGGTTTGATATTAAGTACGCCATATGTTATTGACAAACCATCGGTATTTAGAAATATTCATTTAGGCGAAAATGAGACGATTAAATCTATGTCTATGGCCTATGAGTATTTGCCAGATGAGGCAATAACAAAAATTTACCCCGAGCGGAAATTAATCAAATTTCCATCTCGACAAGCCGCTATTGCCGCCGCCGCACTTGGGCAGGTTGATGCGGTGATTATTGACCAAGTATCAGCTAACTACTTAATAAACAACATTTATTCAGGAAAACTGCGATTAGACACTCACTTACCATTAAATTCATATGGTAACGCATTTGCTTCCTCTGCAGCTAATGAAGCATTAATAGATATTATTAATAACGCTATCAGTAATATCTCGTTAGAACAGCGAAAACTGATCAGAAAGCGCTGGAGTGGCGGTGGAAGTACGATTCCATTTCCCTCAGAGTTACCCATATTTACCGCAGATGAACTCGCTTGGTTAGAAAAAAATCCGAAAGTAACCATTGCCATTAATAAATATGCAGCCCCAGTAACCTACCTAGATGATGCCGATAATGCCGAAGGATATGGCATTGAAGTGTTAGAGTTAATACAAATCTATTCTGGATTAACCTTCGACTACATAGTGAATAATCGATTTTCAGAGCAACTGACTTCTATTCTGAATCATAAAGCAATGATAGCAATATTTTCACCCGATGAGGACATGAACAAGAGGATTAGTTTCACTAGAGATTTCTCAAATTCACCCTATGTTTTGGTAACTCACAAGCAGGCTAAAAATATTGAAAATGATATCATCGTAATTCCAGATGGTGTTTTAAATATCAACATTCTCAGAAAAAACTTCCCTAATGCAGATATCATAATTACTGATAACTATTTAGAAGCATTAAACAATATCGCTACAGGTTCAGCTAACACAACAATTGCGCCTATGGTATTAGCGGATTTTTACGTAAACAGTTATTTTAGCGATGTTTTAGAAGTGAGTAAAATCATAGATGAAATACCCGAGGCCTTAGTCAGTTTTGCAATAGCTAGCTCAAATCCTCTATTAAAAAGTATTCTTAACAAAACATTAGCCGTCATTCCACCTGATGAGCTACAAATGGCAGAAAACCGTTGGCGTCGTAATGCGTTACCTGCGCGTCAGAGTTGGAAAGATTATAAATATACTATTTCGACAATCATAATTGCTTCTGCAATTATGATCTTAATTTCAATCATATGGGCGCTATACACTCATACCCATTATCGTAAACGTCTATTAGCAAAAAAAGAACTTAATCAACAACTGCAATTTATGCAATCCATTGTAGATGCGATCCCTCACCCTATTTATGTCAGAAATAAAAGACGTGAACTCACTATGTGCAATGAAAGCTACTTAGCCGCTTTTGAGGCAACGCGAGAAGAGTTGCTGCATAAAACTACAGTGGAGGGCATAAACCGTTCCCAAGAGGCTCCCGAAGTCGATAGAGAATATATGCAAGCCTTAGAGGATGGCATTGCTGTATTTAAGGATAGGGAGCTCCATATAAATGGTAAAAAATACAATATTTATCACTGGTTTAAATCTTACGGGGATGAGACGGGAAATGTTGAAGGTATTATTGGGGGCTGGATAGATGTCAGCGATCGAGTCAGACTGATTAAGGAATTAGAGCACGCGAAGGAAGTTGCAGATAGTGCAAGCCAGGCAAAAAGCACTTTCTTAGCCATTATGAGCCATGAAATTCGTACACCTATGAATGCTATTATCGGTATGCTGGAACTGGCATTAAAACGTGCTAATACGCAGCAGTTTGATTTCAATTCAATTAAAGTTGCCTATGATTCAGCCAATGGGCTACTCGAGCTTATTGGTGATATTCTGGATATAGCACGCATTGAAGCAGGCCAACTGACTCTTTCACCCATTCGTGCAAATCTGAAAACCATAGTGACTTCTGTCGTACGGGTTTTTGATGGTTTAGCAAAGCAAAAGGGGATCAATTTAGAGTTAGACTTCGATCCCGATATCAATAAGGATGTGCTAGTCGATCCTATGAGGATAAAACAAATCCTTTCTAACTTAATTGGCAATGCGATCAAGTTTACTGACAGTGGTCTCGTTACGATAAAAATCCAATCGGAAAGCTTAATTAATACAAAAAGGAGCATTCTATTTACTGTAACTGATACCGGCATTGGCATTTCCGAAAAAGATCAACAGAAGCTATTTACTCCTTTTAGTCAAGCCCATGGCACAACTAATACATATGGTGGAACTGGTCTCGGACTGATGATATGCCATTCTCTTTGCGAAATGATGGGAGGAAAAATAACCCTTGAAAGCTATCCTAATCAAGGGACTAAAATTAGCATGCGACTCACCTTAATCCAATTTGAGGAAGACGCTTCAACCGCAACAATGCACACTCCTATAGATATGTCTCCCATGATACCTCTGGATATTCTCATTGTTGACGATCATCCCGCCAACCGCTTACTGCTAGCACAACAACTCACTTATCTTGGCCATAAAGTGGACGAGGCTGAAAATGGGGTAATGGCGTTAGTAAAATTTGAGGATAAGCAATATCAAATGATTGTTACCGACTGCAATATGCCAGAAATGGATGGCTACGAATTATGTAGAAAAATCAGAATAATAGAAAAAAACTTTTTATATAGCCCAGTAATTATTGGTTATACGGCCAATGCTCAAAAGGATGCTAAAGAAGCATGCTTAAATGCAGGGATGAATGACTGTCTTTTCAAACCTATTAGTCTTGCTGAACTTGAGAAAATGCTCAGACATTTTTCACCAGAGAAAGAAATCATGGCAGCACCCCATTTTGAAGCGACATCGGTAGAAAAATTAACAGGAAATAATACTGAATTAGTGGATAAATTACTCCGCGAGTTACTGAAAAGCAACCAAGCTGACTTAGCTGCCTTATATAGAGCTTTTAAAACTCAAGATCTTAACTCAGTGAAGGAGCTTGCCCATAAAATTAAAGGGGCAGCAAGAATTATTGATGCCAAGAGATTAGTTGCTATTTGTGAAAAACTTGAGCATCCCCATCTCTATGGGGATTTAAGTGCACACATAGCACAATTAGAAGCGGATATATTCGCCCTTGAGGAAGAAGTAACGACCTATTTAACTAAGCTATATTCATAA
- a CDS encoding molecular chaperone: MQKRKYLFGFSSLFLGYFMMSVAMAGVVADKSRIIFMASDREQGLSLVNVNEYPVMVQLWVDDGDPDSGPEVANAPILPNPGLLKLAKNESKHISLLNISEHAVENQEQLYWLNLYEVPPSPLKQMNDSAGQLLVVALRTQMKVFIRPDGLNETVDRIPSLQQFFYQSGMIKVKNNSPYFVTYQNIRATINGKEHSIYSGMLAPFSATEVDMPDNAKLASDIVFITAEYVDDDGNIQLFSAKIE, from the coding sequence ATGCAAAAGCGGAAGTACTTATTCGGGTTCAGTAGCTTATTCCTCGGTTATTTTATGATGTCGGTTGCAATGGCTGGCGTAGTTGCGGATAAGAGTCGAATCATTTTTATGGCATCAGACAGGGAGCAGGGATTGTCATTGGTAAATGTTAATGAATACCCTGTGATGGTGCAACTGTGGGTGGATGACGGCGATCCAGACTCTGGCCCTGAAGTGGCAAACGCGCCAATTTTACCCAACCCAGGCCTGCTGAAATTGGCTAAAAATGAAAGTAAGCATATAAGTTTACTTAACATTTCAGAGCATGCTGTAGAAAATCAAGAACAACTCTATTGGCTAAATTTGTATGAAGTGCCTCCTTCACCATTGAAGCAAATGAACGACTCAGCAGGGCAGCTATTAGTCGTCGCTCTACGGACTCAAATGAAAGTGTTTATTAGGCCGGATGGTCTAAATGAGACCGTTGACAGGATCCCAAGTTTGCAGCAGTTTTTTTATCAGAGTGGGATGATAAAGGTAAAAAATAATTCTCCCTATTTTGTGACTTATCAAAATATAAGAGCAACTATAAATGGGAAAGAACATTCTATTTACAGTGGTATGTTAGCACCATTTTCCGCAACGGAAGTGGATATGCCTGATAATGCTAAATTAGCTTCTGATATTGTGTTTATAACAGCAGAGTATGTTGATGATGATGGTAACATTCAACTGTTCTCAGCAAAGATAGAGTGA
- a CDS encoding fimbrial protein gives MIKFNLGRLLAVGSIVFATFISDHAMATCYRISTTTTNPADFYYVAPEYGKTALWHGAFDANRGMLNLPVINITDESFQPNGTLLGASIVPFTTYGQEGGYNPEQVLFRCDSADEYSLYEIYSVNADDAFSGMYEDGAAYGIERGYGTYVKNLVTRVKNNSTGQYFSRRWQYNPLRGLDRDAQGRILVKAKNFSDITVELFRIGDVRGYTQTTAYSYNQPAAYIAFGGPGLAYPTEGVDHISHYPGWYANWPGNISLYKQLYTRRAGGCAVTSVTPYVLFPTITIDELNRGIAREAEIQIHYRCQASANMNGPAVNANAIAFKIDTTNYQAARSLGLSSADAVTYLVSNGYGEANIAKGVGVKLERADSVEQPFLNFENRTSLEENYQAWKDGWRPLIGNRISDTGNSYQYLDSYHVVFGKLPGINPTAGKYYAKAEVLIRVQ, from the coding sequence ATGATTAAGTTCAATCTAGGTCGGCTATTAGCTGTGGGATCTATTGTGTTTGCCACTTTTATTAGCGATCACGCTATGGCAACGTGCTACCGTATATCGACGACCACAACAAATCCGGCAGATTTTTATTATGTCGCCCCTGAGTATGGTAAAACAGCATTATGGCATGGAGCGTTTGATGCCAATCGAGGAATGCTGAATTTACCAGTGATTAATATTACAGATGAAAGCTTCCAGCCCAATGGCACTTTATTGGGTGCGAGTATTGTCCCTTTTACCACTTATGGGCAAGAAGGTGGATATAATCCTGAACAAGTGCTCTTTCGGTGTGATTCTGCGGATGAATATAGTCTTTATGAAATCTATTCAGTCAATGCGGATGACGCTTTTAGCGGAATGTATGAAGATGGTGCTGCTTATGGAATTGAGAGGGGTTATGGTACCTATGTGAAAAACCTTGTCACTAGGGTTAAAAATAACTCAACGGGTCAGTATTTTTCTCGACGATGGCAGTATAACCCGCTACGGGGACTAGATCGTGATGCCCAAGGCCGAATACTCGTAAAGGCAAAAAATTTTAGTGATATAACGGTAGAGCTATTTCGAATAGGCGATGTGAGGGGATATACCCAAACCACGGCTTATAGTTATAACCAACCCGCGGCCTATATTGCCTTTGGAGGGCCTGGTCTTGCCTATCCTACGGAAGGGGTTGATCATATTAGTCATTATCCTGGTTGGTATGCTAATTGGCCAGGGAATATTAGTTTATATAAACAATTATATACCAGAAGGGCTGGAGGTTGTGCCGTCACCAGTGTCACACCTTATGTGTTATTCCCGACAATCACTATTGATGAATTAAATCGTGGAATTGCACGCGAAGCGGAGATACAGATACATTACCGTTGCCAAGCGAGCGCTAATATGAATGGACCAGCGGTAAATGCTAATGCAATAGCATTCAAAATTGATACAACTAATTATCAAGCGGCGCGATCACTGGGTTTATCGAGTGCAGATGCAGTAACCTATTTGGTGAGCAATGGTTATGGTGAAGCTAATATTGCAAAAGGAGTAGGTGTCAAGTTGGAACGTGCCGATAGTGTCGAACAACCATTTTTAAATTTTGAAAATAGAACTAGCTTAGAAGAAAACTATCAGGCTTGGAAGGATGGTTGGCGACCATTAATTGGAAATCGTATTAGCGATACAGGCAATAGTTACCAATATCTAGATAGCTATCATGTTGTTTTTGGCAAGCTACCTGGGATAAACCCTACGGCTGGAAAATATTATGCAAAAGCGGAAGTACTTATTCGGGTTCAGTAG